AAATATACACTTAAATAATAATGGAGCAGTAGGAATTTATGCAAAAGGAGATTCAGGCAAAGGTTACAGCTTATTAGATAATGTAAATGTATTAAATTCAGGAACTATAAACTTAAATAATACAGGAAATATCGGAATTGCTGTTAATAACAATAAAGCAGGGGCAGTGATTGCTGATTCTGTTATTGCAAATACAGGAACTATAAATATCGTAGGTAATGATTCAATAGGTATTTATGCCCCTAAATCAACAGTATCAAATTCAGGGAATATAGCTTTATCAGGGAATAATACAATAGGAATTTACGGAGCAGACGGAAGCACAATAACCTCTACCGACAAAATAGATTTAGGAACTACAAATCAACTACAAACAGCGTATTATTTGACTGATACTGCAAAAGTTGTAAGTCTGGGCGATATAAAAGGTTATGGAATAGCAGTTTACGGAAAAGACATAATAATAGATGATACATTCGCTACGATTGATCTAACAGGAACAAGTGATCAGGGAGCAGGAAAAGTAGGACTTGTACTAAGCGGAACATCAACTTTTAATTATACAAAAGATATAAAAGTTGGAGATTCAGCAGGGAATAATTACTCTGTAGCCCTGTACACTGACGGTCAAAACTTATCAGGCGGTCTTGCAAATACTCTGACAGCAGGGGCTAACGGAGTAGGGCTATATGCACAGAATGGAAGTAACATAAAATATACTGGCACTATAAATACAGGAGACGGAACAACAGCAGGAACAGGGCTGTATGTAGGCACATCAGGATTAAATACTTCAACGGTGGACTTAGAGGGTGTAATTAATCTAAATGGAGTAGGCGGAATAGGTGCTTATGTAGATAATGGTTCAACTTTCAACTTTAATTCATCAGGAATTATGAATTTTTATGGCGACGGAGTGGCACTGTTCGGAAATGCAGGAGCAATAATAAATGATAACGGCGGTGTTATTAATACAAATGGTTTCAATGTTGAACGTACTAGAATAGCAAACGGAACTATAAATATTGTGGCAAATACTAATATAGCAGATAATAATATATTAGGACACGTTGTTAATGGAGAAATGAACGTATTTTCAGGAGTCTCTGTTAATGCTGTAGGAGATAAAATTATCGGAATGTATGCAGAGGGCTTAAAAGGAGTAGGTGCATGGTTACATACATATGAAACTAATAACTTAGGTACTTTGGATTTCTCAAATGCTGTAAATTCAACAGCAATGTATCTTGATAATGCACGTGGAGATAATCAGGGAGTAATAAAGGCAGGAAGCGATTCACTAGGTATGTATGGTGTAAACAATGCTGAATTATATAATAATGCTAGTATTGAAGCAGGGAACAAAGCAGTAGGAATGTATGGTAAAAATGCAAAGATAGAAAATAATAACAGCATTGTAACTACTGATGATGAAGCGATCGCAATGTATGGAGTATCTTCAAATGTAGAAAATTTAGGAAATATAGACCTAAATAATAATTCTGCTGTAGGAATGTACGGGGAAAATTCAACATTAACAAATACTAATACATTAAATGTTGCAGGGGAAAAATCAATCGGAATGTACGGAGAAAATTCATCAAATGTAATAAATAATCAGGATATAGTTATCTCAAATACTTCTGATATTTCAAAAGCAAATTCAGGAATTTACAGCACAAGCAGTAATGCCGTAAATAATGGGAATATAACAGGCGGAGATAATACGATTGGCGTATATAATGCAGGGAACTTTGATAATTTCGGAAATATCACTTTAGGACAGGGAGCTGTCGGATTATATTCTGACGGCGGAACAGCAACAATACATACAGGTTCTAAAGTAGAAGCAGGAGAAGTGGCTCTATTGGTAAAGAATGGGGTGCTTACAAATAATACTTCTGATGTAAAAGGTAACTTTATCGGATATGCAGGAATGAACGGAAAGCTAATAAATAATGCCAATTTAACAGTAGAAGAAACAGGGTTTTATTCAAAAGCGGGAGAAATAGAAAATAACGGTATTATTACCGCTAATAACAATGAAGTTATATTCTTCTATTCTGATAATGCAAAAATAACTAACAATGCAGATATTACAGGTTTAGGAGTAGGTAATATAGGAGTTTACGGGGTAGATTCTGTAATAGATAATCTAGGGAATATAACAGTTACAGATTCAGAAATAAATTCAACAACAAACTCAAAGCTTAATAAATATGCTGTAGGAATATATGGAAAAAATTCACAGATTACAAATATAGGAAATATTACAGTAGGAGAAAATGCAATCGGGATTTATGCCAATAAAGGAAATGTAATTAATGCAGGAAATATCACGGCAAATAAAAATGATTCAGTAGGTATTTTCTTAGACAGAGCAAGTGCAACAAACAGCGGAGTTATAACAATGAACGGAGATAACTCAATCGGGATATATTTACAGGAAAATTCAAGCTTAACAAATACAGGAATAATTAATATAAATGGTAAAGATAGTACAGGAATTTATATGTACGATCAACATTCAGTAATAGTAAATAGCGGTACTATTAATCTGAATGTAGATAATTCTATAGGAATAATAACACCTGAAAATGTAGGATATACAGCAGGAAGTATAGTAACATCAGGAGCAGGAACAAGTGCAACAGGGGTATCGTCTATTAAATATTATGATAAACCTACAATAATAAATGCAGGGCAGATAAATGTAGCAGGAAACTTTGATACGACAGGTCTTGATATTATTGTGAAGCCTGACCCTAATAATATTTCACAGGTTGTAAATAAAACAGGGGATAGTGTAACACTACTTGCAAATTCAATAAATGTAGCGGGAAGTTTGACAGGAAACGGAAATATCTATATTGCTTCTGACTTCTCAAAAGGCACAAATTTCGAGACATACATATTAGAAGATGTTATAAACAGCGGTTCATTCAGCGGACTGGATTCAGGAGAAATAAAATTAGGTTCTAAATCTGTATCATGGGAAGCTGTTCCTGTGAAAAATGCAGATGGAACAACAGATATTTATATGAAAAAGATAGCTTACAGCACATTATCAGAAAAGCAATGGTTCAATGATTTTTCAAAAGCCTTAGATTCTAAATATTTAGGTGCTACAGGCAATTTATTAGGTCTGTACGATAAAATAGACAAGATAGAGAATGAAAATGATTTTAGGGGTATTTTTGGAAGTTTGGCAGGGAATATTTATGCCAATATGAACCAAAGAGAAAAAGACATTGCAGGAGTATTTGAAAACTCTCTATATCTATTACAGGGTTCAAAGAGTAATACTAAAGAAAATGTAAAAATAAATGTAATAGTAGGAAAAGGAACAACAAAAGGAGACACAGCAGGAGTAATTGACTATGATTATGAAACTGCGGGAGTAATGGCACTTAGGGAAATCGAGCGAACATATAAGCATAAGTTCGGTTATTCATTAGGGTACACGCATACAAACTTTAAGTTTGATGACGGAAATGACAGCGAAGAACTGGCAGATACATTTCAGTTAGGATTTCATAACAAATATAGATTTAATAATGATTATTTTGTTAAAACAGATGTTACAGGAAGAATCAGTTTATATAACATTGACAGAAATGTAGATTGGAAAGATGGAAATAAAAAATCAGAACTTAACGGGCATTATGAAACATATTCAATAACTGTAGATAATAAAGTACAGAGAGAATATGAAATTGACAGAAGTAATAGCATTATTCCATATGCAGGGCTGAAATTAGGATATTTAAACAGACCAACTTTTACAGAAAGAGGAACTGAAAGTTTAACTGTAAAAGGAAGTGATTTATGGGAAGTACAGCCGAATGTAGGAATTGAATTTAAAACATCAACAAAAGAATTAAATTCAGCAGGATTAAAAATAAAAGCAAGTGCTGATATATCTTATGGTTATGATCTGGTGGACAGCAACACAGAGAAAGCAAAATTAAGAGTAGCAGAAGATAATTATCATAAATTAGCAACACCGAGAAATACAGACGGAACATTAAAAACAAGAGCAGTAATTGGTGCAGAAATAGAGGATAGATACGGAATATTCTTAACAGGGGAGTATTTAACAGGAAACTCTGCAAAGAATGATTATAAACTAGGAATAACACTAAAAGCTGTATTTTAGGAGGTATTTAAATAATGAATATGATTATAGTATCAAATATATCTGTATGGGTAATTCTAATTATAACGATTTTTAAATTAAATAGAGATAGACGTAAAT
Above is a genomic segment from Sebaldella sp. S0638 containing:
- a CDS encoding autotransporter domain-containing protein — protein: MEVDEPTDRSLHINNSGTIILNETFVVGMEARGASTINTADVTNHNTYLSNDGTIIGNGGFRNQAGLSIGADGSVSGTAVVMVNRQTGNITMNSPESIGIQLRPDQFPVVIQGVNEGVINVNGYRSYGQMTTTGQSAGFLNQDPTIGNGTSYLSLSPTGTINVNGDESTGFAILVGINNWGGEGTINVGTVNPNQDSNGNLHSSINLVERATGLYSKQPIINVPCSTNPSGTCGGGGINGTGIINVGNFAYQSSAVRVEEDGSVGNAGIINITGDNNYGAVVTGGYFSNHIWTPGGDIGRMYINANNAVGIYVNGNNSTSGENKSLLTVNGNNSIGFLMNNGLGYNLGINNDPNDYWRGDGTIETTGINSHAVVLTRDNSAINTIFQNRGIIKNNSEGTIGIYAEKGSQFHHAIEIPTGYTGKVQSGNGAIGIYAKDTGTYGTIKAPIVTGNSTVSNTSIAVMSDGNSVTEFYNNGSASMEQASLNVGQNAVGLYSQTGSKFSDTFKIHGLKADLGQNAVLGYIKESTASVSNLSNVTINSMGNNSAVLYGANNSDITIDSNINVPVATNAQLYVAENSKLTLNNGFIITGLSTGLSAFSLDNKVFSNGTPVTLDNNKTGVTNKGTVTMNSANSVGMYTLYGQNINETSGAVNIQGNSGVGMYSEEEAIITNKGNIHLNNNGAVGIYAKGDSGKGYSLLDNVNVLNSGTINLNNTGNIGIAVNNNKAGAVIADSVIANTGTINIVGNDSIGIYAPKSTVSNSGNIALSGNNTIGIYGADGSTITSTDKIDLGTTNQLQTAYYLTDTAKVVSLGDIKGYGIAVYGKDIIIDDTFATIDLTGTSDQGAGKVGLVLSGTSTFNYTKDIKVGDSAGNNYSVALYTDGQNLSGGLANTLTAGANGVGLYAQNGSNIKYTGTINTGDGTTAGTGLYVGTSGLNTSTVDLEGVINLNGVGGIGAYVDNGSTFNFNSSGIMNFYGDGVALFGNAGAIINDNGGVINTNGFNVERTRIANGTINIVANTNIADNNILGHVVNGEMNVFSGVSVNAVGDKIIGMYAEGLKGVGAWLHTYETNNLGTLDFSNAVNSTAMYLDNARGDNQGVIKAGSDSLGMYGVNNAELYNNASIEAGNKAVGMYGKNAKIENNNSIVTTDDEAIAMYGVSSNVENLGNIDLNNNSAVGMYGENSTLTNTNTLNVAGEKSIGMYGENSSNVINNQDIVISNTSDISKANSGIYSTSSNAVNNGNITGGDNTIGVYNAGNFDNFGNITLGQGAVGLYSDGGTATIHTGSKVEAGEVALLVKNGVLTNNTSDVKGNFIGYAGMNGKLINNANLTVEETGFYSKAGEIENNGIITANNNEVIFFYSDNAKITNNADITGLGVGNIGVYGVDSVIDNLGNITVTDSEINSTTNSKLNKYAVGIYGKNSQITNIGNITVGENAIGIYANKGNVINAGNITANKNDSVGIFLDRASATNSGVITMNGDNSIGIYLQENSSLTNTGIININGKDSTGIYMYDQHSVIVNSGTINLNVDNSIGIITPENVGYTAGSIVTSGAGTSATGVSSIKYYDKPTIINAGQINVAGNFDTTGLDIIVKPDPNNISQVVNKTGDSVTLLANSINVAGSLTGNGNIYIASDFSKGTNFETYILEDVINSGSFSGLDSGEIKLGSKSVSWEAVPVKNADGTTDIYMKKIAYSTLSEKQWFNDFSKALDSKYLGATGNLLGLYDKIDKIENENDFRGIFGSLAGNIYANMNQREKDIAGVFENSLYLLQGSKSNTKENVKINVIVGKGTTKGDTAGVIDYDYETAGVMALREIERTYKHKFGYSLGYTHTNFKFDDGNDSEELADTFQLGFHNKYRFNNDYFVKTDVTGRISLYNIDRNVDWKDGNKKSELNGHYETYSITVDNKVQREYEIDRSNSIIPYAGLKLGYLNRPTFTERGTESLTVKGSDLWEVQPNVGIEFKTSTKELNSAGLKIKASADISYGYDLVDSNTEKAKLRVAEDNYHKLATPRNTDGTLKTRAVIGAEIEDRYGIFLTGEYLTGNSAKNDYKLGITLKAVF